In Schizosaccharomyces osmophilus chromosome 2, complete sequence, the following proteins share a genomic window:
- the rer1 gene encoding Rer1 family protein: MESIQNAFENVQERRSALGRQYQFWVDRTIPFTNQRWMSFAGLLALFVIRILIVRGWYIVCYTLGIYLLNLFLLFLSPKFDPSLEQAMRDEETEEGVLPTTNDDEFRPFIRRLPEFKFWYSSTRATVMALTASMLRVFDIPVFWPVLVVYFFVLSFFCFRRQLQHMLKYRYVPFDIGKRRFGSR; this comes from the exons ATGGAGTCAATACAAAATgcatttgaaaatgtaCAAGAAAGGAGAAGCGCTTTAGGGAGG CAATACCAGTTCTGGGTGGATCGCACGATTCCATTTACAAACCAAAGATGGATGTCTTTCGCTGGACTTTTAGCATTGTTCGTTATCCGTATTCTGATAGTTCGTGGTTGGTATATCGTCTGCTATACACTGGGTATATATTTGCTGAATTtattcttgcttttcttatCACCCAAGTTTGATCCCAGCCTGGAGCAAGCCATGCGAGATGAAGAGACAGAAGAAGGAGTTTTGCCTACGACGaatgatgatgaattcCGTCCGTTTATTCGTCGATTACCAGAATTTAAATTTTGGTATTCTAGTACTCGTGCTACCGTTATGGCTTTAACAGCTAGTATGTTGCGAGTCTTTGACATTCCTGTGTTCTGGCCTGTTCTTGTCGTGtacttttttgtcttgtCATTCTTTTGCTTCCGCAGACAACTCCAGCACATGTTAAAATACCGCTATGTGCCCTTCGATATTGGTAAGAGACGCTTTGGTTCCCGTTAG
- the rrn10 gene encoding RNA polymerase I upstream activation factor complex subunit Rrn10, whose amino-acid sequence MGKPGKNTVYNSVNRLPNPYEKLPINLIYDFALPLSEPLPDSDLIHSIQDFSAEYMMATGKKSLKSMDETALLGLGYLVTEWMNAMVSECLEEFEEKEEK is encoded by the exons ATGGGTAAACCGGGAAAAAACACAGTTTATAATTCGGTAAATCGATTACCAAACCCATATGAAAAGCTTCCCATTAATCTGATATATGATTTTGCTTTGCCATTATCAGAACCTCTACCTGATTCT GATTTAATCCATAGTATTCAGGACTTTTCAGCCGAATATATGATGGCAACAGGAAAGAAGTCGCTTAAATCCATGGATGAAACGGCACTTTTGGGACTTGGTTATTTGGTTACTGAGTGGATGAACGCTATGGTGTCTGAATGCttagaagaatttgaagaaaaagaagaaaagtaa
- the rna1 gene encoding Ran GAP GTPase activating protein Rna1, with amino-acid sequence MSRFSIEGKTLKLDKITKEDEENTFSTFISDDDLKEIVLSGNTIGPEAAKWLAEIIVKKKNLEVAEFSDIFTGRVKDEIPEALGCLLHALLQCPKVKTVRLSDNAFGPTAQEPLIHFISNHTPLEHLYLHNNGLGPEAGSKIARALQKLGDVKKQTQAGLLRSIICGRNRLENGSMKDWAAAVRAHSGLHTVKMVQNGIRPEGIEQLLVEGLAYCSELRILDLQDNTFTQRGSSALALSLNKWPQLRELGLNDCLLSNHGAIAVVDSFSNQKSIGLQTLRLQYNEIEVESVRALKSVIEEKIPDILFLELNGNRFSEEDDVVEELRQLFSNRGRGELDELDDMEELTDEEEEEEEEEEEEEEEEKARDVTDDDKLAESLSRAHI; translated from the coding sequence ATGTCGCGCTTTTCgattgaaggaaaaactttgaaaCTTGACAAAATCACTaaagaagacgaagaaaacACCTTCTCTACCTTCATCAGTGACGATGatctaaaagaaattgtgCTTTCAGGAAACACGATTGGACCTGAGGCAGCTAAATGGTTGGCCGAAATTattgtaaaaaagaaaaacttagAAGTTGCAGAGTTCAGCGACATTTTCACTGGACGTGTAAAAGACGAAATTCCTGAAGCCCTTGGTTGCCTTTTACATGCACTTCTTCAGTGCCCCAAGGTAAAAACTGTCCGTTTGAGCGACAATGCTTTTGGTCCTACTGCTCAAGAGCCTTTAATCCATTTTATTTCCAATCACACACCTTTAGAGCACCTTTATTTGCATAACAATGGATTAGGTCCTGAAGCCGGCTCAAAGATTGCTCGCGCTTTGCAAAAGTTAGGCGATGTCAAGAAGCAAACTCAAGCAGGTCTTCTTAGATCAATAATTTGCGGACGTAATCGTCTTGAAAATGGTAGTATGAAGGATTGGGCTGCCGCCGTTCGTGCCCACAGTGGTCTTCATACCGTTAAAATGGTTCAAAACGGAATTCGCCCCGAAGGTATCGAGCAGTTATTGGTTGAAGGCCTGGCTTATTGCTCCGAACTTCGTATTCTTGACCTCCAAGACAATACTTTCACTCAACGAGGATCTAGTGCCTTAGCTCTTAGCCTTAACAAATGGCCACAACTTCGCGAACTAGGACTTAACGATTGCTTGCTTTCCAACCACGGAGCCATTGCTGTTGTGGATTCTTTctcaaatcaaaaaagcaTTGGATTGCAAACGCTGCGCTTACAGTAcaatgaaattgaagtaGAATCCGTCCGTGCTTTAAAGTCTGTTATTGAGGAGAAAATCCCTGAcatcttgtttttggaacTCAACGGTAACCGCTTTTCTGAAGAGGACGATGTCGTCGAGGAACTTCGTCAACTCTTTAGCAATCGTGGTCGTGGTGAACTCGACGAACTAGACGATATGGAAGAGTTGACAGACGAggaagaggaggaagaagaagaagaggaggaagaagaagaagaagagaaagctAGAGATGTTACAGATGATGATAAGCTTGCTGAAAGTCTATCTAGGGCTCATATCTAA
- the etp1 gene encoding mitochondrial [2Fe-2S] cluster assembly ferredoxin Etp1/ cytochrome oxidase cofactor Cox15 encodes MNPLWFSRPPISRNALQLAGKGLSTRAFCRSSFLPQKSILARACLGKTLSNKLNVPFKLSSLKSFNYGTLNNSRLVATDAHFETNKKFIEADNIPSKKVAFWLLGSSALVLAIVIVGGITRLTESGLSITEWKPVSGVIPPLTSEQWNQEFELYKQSPEFQKLNSRMTVDEFKHIFFWEWFHRVLGRGIGLVIAVPSFYMLAKGKYSPWLKRRLLGLTGLVALQGVIGWWMVKSGLSKQMFEDGSHPRVSHYRLATHLAAAVALYIGLIWTGHGILQRHAFLKSFKNGTSSSINSMVSSVKSMKGLRLGASSLVGLTLTTLLSGALVAGLDAGMIYCTFPTMGEGRLAPAKEELLDVRYSRKEDHSDLYWRNMLDNPSLVQLQHRALAVTTFFTACGIFLYVRMKKRTLPKKISTSVSIATGALTAQAGLGILTLIHVVPVPLAVLHQAGSLVALTAALSLLQRLYPEFALRNVRSWVNPVPSMPSTTKPVTNALNQKRTFHSFSMLRHSATQKPAPGTGIKVYFVTPEGREVLIEGNEGDSILDLAHGNNIDLEGACEGSVACSTCHVVVDPEHYELLEAPEEDEEDMLDLAFGLEETSRLGCQVILRKDLDGIRVRIPSQTRNIRLERTK; translated from the coding sequence ATGAATCCTTTGTGGTTTTCGAGGCCGCCTATAAGCCGAAACGCACTTCAATTGGCAGGAAAAGGGCTTTCTACTAGAGCGTTCTGTCGCTCATCCTTTTTACCGCAAAAGTCAATATTGGCTCGTGCGTGCTTGGGCAAGACATTgtcaaacaaattaaatGTCCCTTTTAAACTTAGCTCTCTTAAATCGTTTAATTATGGTACCTTAAACAACAGCCGGCTCGTTGCTACGGACGCGCACTTTGAAACGAATAAGAAATTCATTGAGGCCGATAATATTCCTAGTAAAAAAGTCGCTTTTTGGCTTCTTGGATCTTCAGCATTAGTACTTGCCATCGTTATTGTTGGTGGCATTACTCGTCTTACGGAGTCAGGATTAAGTATTACTGAATGGAAGCCAGTAAGTGGAGTTATCCCTCCTTTAACTTCTGAACAATGGAATCAAGAGTTTGAGTTATACAAACAGTCACCGGAATTTCAGAAGCTGAATAGCCGAATGACAGTGGATGAGTTCAAGCATATCTTCTTTTGGGAATGGTTCCATAGAGTGTTAGGACGAGGTATTGGATTGGTGATAGCAGTCCCTTCTTTCTACATGTTGGCTAAAGGAAAATATTCACCGTGGTTAAAAAGACGACTCCTTGGATTGACCGGTTTGGTTGCTTTACAAGGAGTCATTGGTTGGTGGATGGTAAAGAGTGGATTAAGCAAACAAATGTTTGAAGATGGCTCTCATCCACGTGTTAGTCATTATCGCTTGGCTACTCACCTGGCTGCTGCAGTAGCTCTCTACATTGGATTAATCTGGACAGGCCATGGCATTCTTCAGCGTCATGCCTTTTTGAagtctttcaaaaatggaaCATCTTCATCAATCAATAGTATGGTTTCTTCTGTAAAATCCATGAAGGGCTTAAGATTGGGTGCTTCCTCACTTGTTGGTCTTACTCTCACTACTTTATTATCTGGAGCTCTTGTAGCTGGTTTAGATGCTGGTATGATTTATTGTACTTTTCCCACTATGGGTGAAGGTCGTTTGGCACCAGCCAAGGAAGAACTTTTGGATGTACGCTATTCTCGTAAGGAAGATCACTCGGATTTGTACTGGCGTAATATGTTAGATAATCCTAGCCTGGTCCAATTGCAGCATCGTGCATTAGCTGTTACTACGTTCTTTACCGCTTGTGGTATCTTTTTGTACGTTCGCATGAAGAAGCGGACTTTACCAAAGAAGATTAGCACCAGTGTTTCAATTGCTACTGGTGCGCTGACAGCTCAGGCAGGCTTGGGAATCCTGACTCTTATCCATGTTGTTCCAGTTCCTTTGGCTGTTTTGCATCAAGCTGGTAGTCTCGTTGCTTTGACCGCTGCTTTGTCATTGCTTCAGCGTTTATACCCAGAATTTGCTCTTCGTAATGTCCGCAGCTGGGTAAATCCAGTTCCTTCAATGCCCTCTACTACGAAACCAGTAACAAATGCtttgaatcaaaaaagaacattccactctttttctatgcTGCGCCACTCAGCTACTCAAAAGCCTGCACCTGGTACGGGCATTAAAGTTTATTTTGTGACACCAGAAGGGCGTGAAGTTCTTATAGAAGGCAATGAAGGTGATAGCATTTTGGACTTGGCACACGGAAACAACATTGATTTGGAGGGTGCTTGTGAAGGATCCGTTGCATGTTCCACTTGTCATGTCGTTGTTGACCCTGAACATTATGAGCTTTTAGAAGCTCcagaagaagacgaagaagatatGCTGGATCTTGCATTCGGCCTGGAAGAAACCAGTCGACTTGGATGCCAAGTCATTTTACGTAAAGATTTGGATGGTATACGAGTCCGCATTCCATCTCAAACTAGGAACATTCGACTTGAAAGAACGAAATAA
- the ccs1 gene encoding superoxide dismutase copper chaperone Ccs1 — MVQVEFLVKDCTVEARNAVQEECKNLQIDDYEWDDTIGQLIVKSSLPPSEILHHLETATSKPILIRGASSQEESGVCILYDNTEDLSSVPKVHGLCRFIPTENRVYLDLVATQVEPNTEYVAEVAVSGDISRGLKSVGGAFASLASISSNDAGKIAFSQEVNGTLQDWIGHAFVLKATNDSSNGVLGIISRSAGVGQNTKIICACSGKSLWEEHAESNVSSSEASCCKKEVPKKKCCC; from the exons ATGGTGCAAGTAG aatttttggtaaaagaTTGCACTGTCGAAGCAAGAAATGCGGTTCAAGAAGAATGCAAGAATTTGCAAATTGACGATTATGAATGGGACGACACGATCGGTCAATTAATTGTGAAAAGTTCAC TTCCACCTTCtgaaattcttcatcatctaGAAACAGCTACTTCCAAGCCAATCCTGATTCGCGGTGCTAGTTCCCAAGAAGAGTCGGGAGTCTGTATTCTCTATGACAATACAGAAGACCTATCTTCAGTTCCAAAAGTCCATGGTTTATGCAGATTTATTCCTACAGAGAACCGAGTTTACTTGGACTTGGTTGCAACCCAAGTAGAACCCAATACCGAATACGTCGCTGAAGTTGCTGTTTCGGGAGACATCTCTCGTGGACTAAAATCTGTTGGCGGAGCCTTTGCTTCCCTTGCATCCATCTCTTCTAATGATGCTggaaaaattgctttttctcaAGAAGTCAATGGTACCCTGCAAGATTGGATTGGTCATGCATTCGTATTAAAAGCCACCAACGATTCTTCCAATGGTGTCTTGGGAATTATATCTCGTAGCGCTGGTGTCGGtcaaaatacaaaaatcaTTTGCGCTTGCTCTGGTAAGAGCTTGTGGGAGGAGCATGCTGAATCCAACGTGTCTTCCTCGGAAGCGTCTTGctgcaaaaaagaagttccaaaaaagaaatgctgCTGTTAA
- a CDS encoding splicing factor, WW domain -binding Rbm42 has protein sequence MSRVKTTVVRKSGGQVWEDPSLLEWDPNHFRLFVGNLGNDVTDDILRNAFVEYPSLAKTKVVRDREGKTRGFGFVSFQDPDHFLRAWREKNGKYIGSRPVKLSRANSDVTPADVSDKTLDSKVRNSLYSRTKHHGNRVIKKKKEKRSSKSSNQATAAAELMASSAAPITQTSSSTTNHHQNTHPSSRMEPYSKRN, from the exons ATGTCACGCGTTAAAACAACGGTCGTAAGAAAGTCTGGTGGCCAGGTCTGGGAAGATCCTTCGTTACTCGAATGGGATCCAAATCACTTTCGCCTTTTTGTAGGAAATCTAGGAAACGACGTTACAGACGATATTTTGAGAAATGCATTCGTTGAATACCCTTCACTAGCGAAAACAAAGGTTGTCCGTGATCGTGAAGGAAAAACACGCGGCTTTggctttgtttcttttcaagacCCAGATCACTTTCTACGAGCTTGGAGAGAGAAGAATGGGAAGTACATTGGGAGTCGTCCCGTCAAACTAAG TCGTGCAAACTCTGATGTTACACCAGCGGATGTCAGCGACAAAACTTTAGATTCCAAGGTTCGTAACTCATTGTATTCTAGGACTAAACACCATGGGAATCGGGtcatcaaaaagaaaaaagaaaagcgtTCATCAAAGTCGTCAAATCAGGCGACAGCAGCAGCAGAACTCATGGCTTCTTCTGCAGCTCCCATCACACAGACGAGCTCCTCTACTACCAACCACCATCAAAATACACATCCTTCTTCGAGGATGGAGCCCTATTCCAAACGAAACTAA
- the krp1 gene encoding kexin: protein MVHLDPKSNPYLTADAIGAVYVRPMRNLKNHYLFTLNTSNASNNTLKKRNTELGILNFEEQIPRWRYKREESGDAIELLEEFRDHFHLVDPLLSDQWHILNYEIPGHDLNLREVWDAGILGDNVTVAFVDDGIDFRHPDLQAAYSSLGSWDFNDNMADPLPKLSDDLHGTRCAGEVAGAWNDVCGVGIAPKAKVAGLRILSAPINDVVESEALNYGFQTNHIYSCSWGPADDGRAMEAPRLATRRALINGIINGRNGLGSVFVFASGNGGHYRDNCNFDGYTNSIFSITVGAVDMEHQVPFYSETCAAQLISAYSSGSRRSIATTNPEGTCTKSHGGTSAAAPLASAVYALALSIRPDLTWRDIQHITVHSAVPFDVSPDFEWTKTPAGFQFSHNFGFGKLDAKRFIDIASEWQLVNPQTWVISPFITVNKPINKAENSSDSELISEYSVTEEMLEKSNIKGLEQITVKVSIPFTCRGAMTIELESPAGIRSMLATLRPYDQNNEGFPEWTFMTVQHWSEPILGNWKLIVRDHSNGCSGRFNYWQLAFWGESQDPSLTIPIPYDTLSLPPEGALGTFTEKQLNTTTTESVPSSTSFTSQTVFPTSISTSTSSRPVTIPSFTPSVPFVLETSYREMLAFTMFFLLLAFVLCSVIWVWICSFFNMAPVPMPTQEIPVV, encoded by the coding sequence atGGTCCATTTGGATCCTAAATCTAATCCATACCTAACGGCTGATGCAATTGGAGCTGTTTATGTTCGCCCTATGcgaaatttaaaaaatcattatCTGTTTACCTTAAATACAAGTAACGCTAGTAATAATACactgaaaaaaagaaataccGAGCTTGGCATTTTAAATTTCGAAGAGCAAATCCCAAGATGGCGATACAAGCGTGAAGAGTCCGGAGACGCTATAGAATTGCTGGAGGAATTTCGTgatcattttcatttagtTGATCCACTTTTATCGGATCAATGGCACATTCTTAATTATGAAATACCTGGTCATGACTTAAACCTGCGAGAAGTATGGGACGCTGGTATTTTAGGAGATAATGTAACGGTGGCTTTCGTTGATGATGGTATAGATTTTCGTCATCCAGATCTGCAAGCAGCTTACTCTTCTCTTGGCTCTTGGGATTTCAATGATAATATGGCTGACCCGTTACCAAAATTATCTGATGACCTGCATGGTACGCGGTGTGCAGGAGAAGTCGCAGGTGCTTGGAATGATGTTTGTGGTGTAGGAATTGCACCAAAAGCCAAAGTAGCTGGTTTGCGCATTCTCTCGGCTCCCATTAATGATGTGGTTGAGTCAGAAGCGTTAAATTACGGGTTTCAGACGAATCACATATATTCATGTTCATGGGGTCCTGCGGATGATGGAAGAGCCATGGAAGCACCTCGTTTGGCTACAAGGCGTGCGCTTATAAACGGTATCATTAATGGAAGAAATGGTCTGGGCTCTGTGTTTGTCTTCGCCTCCGGAAATGGTGGTCATTATCGTGACAACTGTAATTTTGATGGTTATACGAATAGTATATTCAGTATCACTGTGGGTGCTGTTGATATGGAGCATCAAGTTCCTTTTTATAGTGAAACATGTGCTGCCCAACTCATTTCTGCATATAGCAGCGGTTCTCGCCGCTCAATTGCGACGACAAATCCAGAGGGAACTTGTACCAAAAGTCATGGTGGAACGTCTGCGGCTGCTCCGCTTGCTTCAGCAGTTTATGCTTTGGCGTTATCAATTCGACCAGATTTGACTTGGAGAGATATACAGCATATTACTGTGCATTCAGCAGTCCCATTTGATGTTTCTCCTGATTTCGAATGGACAAAGACTCCTGCTGGATTTCAATTTTCCCataattttggttttggaaaGCTCGATGCAAAACGATTTATTGACATTGCAAGCGAATGGCAGCTTGTGAATCCTCAAACCTGGGTTATAAGTCCATTTATTACGGTCAACAAGCCCATAAATAAAGCTGAAAACTCATCCGACAGTGAGTTGATTAGTGAGTACTCAGTAACTGAAGAAATGcttgaaaaaagcaatatcAAAGGTTTGGAACAGATTACCGTTAAAGTTTCAATTCCATTCACCTGCAGAGGTGCAATGACAATTGAACTGGAAAGTCCTGCTGGTATTCGGTCCATGCTGGCTACTCTTCGTCCTTACGATCAGAATAACGAAGGATTTCCTGAATGGACGTTTATGACTGTTCAGCATTGGTCAGAACCCATCTTGGGCAATTGGAAGCTAATCGTCCGTGATCACAGCAATGGCTGTTCCGGACGTTTCAATTATTGGCAATTGGCATTTTGGGGTGAATCTCAAGATCCCTCTTTGACTATACCTATCCCGTATGACACGTTAAGTCTTCCCCCAGAAGGTGCGCTAGGTACGTTTACAGAGAAACAGTTAAACACAACGACTACTGAATCTGTCCCGTCATCCACTTCCTTTACTTCCCAAACAGTCTTTCCTACTTCTATTTCTACTTCCACCAGCTCAAGACCTGTCACTATTCCATCTTTCACCCCTTCTGTACCATTCGTTTTGGAAACATCCTATAGAGAGATGCTTGCTTTCACaatgtttttccttctacTTGCATTTGTCTTATGTTCCGTAATATGGGTTTGGatttgttcattttttaatatgGCCCCGGTTCCAATGCCTACTCAAGAAATACCAGTCGTctaa
- the sdj1 gene encoding glyoxylase III Sdj1, with translation MVNVCLFVADGNDEIEFSAPWGVFTRAQIPIDSVYVGENPEKLVTMSRGIQLYAKRSLKEFKSVEDFASHYDVVIIPGGLKGAKTLSSDEFVKKVVSSYWKKAGKVIGMICAGTLTAKTTGLSASEITGHPSVRKDLEEAGFRYVPQPVVVENNLVTSMGPGTAILWALKLLEQVTTKETYDTVYQALSMPEKQIVYAANRE, from the coding sequence ATGGTGAACGTTTGTCTTTTTGTAGCTGATGGAAACGACGAAATTGAGTTTTCAGCTCCCTGGGGTGTTTTCACCAGAGCTCAAATTCCTATCGACAGCGTCTATGTAGGTGAAAACCCAGAGAAGCTCGTCACAATGTCCCGTGGCATCCAGCTTTACGCAAAGCGCTCTTTGAAGGAGTTTAAGAGCGTCGAAGATTTTGCTTCTCACTACGACGTCGTCATCATTCCCGGTGGTTTGAAGGGTGCAAAGACCCTTTCCAGCGACGAATTTGTAAAGAAGGTCGTCAGCTCCTATTGGAAGAAGGCCGGCAAGGTCATCGGTATGATTTGTGCCGGTACTTTAACCGCCAAGACGACTGGTCTTTCAGCTAGTGAAATCACTGGCCATCCTTCCGTTCGTaaagatttggaagaagccGGTTTCCGCTATGTCCCACAACCAGTTGTTGTTGAAAACAACTTGGTCACTTCCATGGGCCCCGGAACCGCTATTCTTTGGGCTTTGAAGTTGTTGGAGCAAGTAACTACTAAGGAAACCTATGACACCGTGTATCAAGCTCTTAGCATGCCCGAGAAGCAAATTGTTTATGCAGCTAACCGGgaataa
- a CDS encoding But2 family protein codes for MKFSLSAALLVSVLSATSVFGSPVPTTTKHELSFKKKFGIMSLHSGNFNVHLHPFFVGKSGHVYLTPYDQADQVNEFYLKDTQLFHKNETAFLEKDGALVFKFNSSGNSPLTGFKTKQITGIGYEFRFNKAFPVACHVPNTDEVYQIYYGKGNNTNDCVGVATELIIP; via the coding sequence atgaagttttccCTATCTGCTGCCCTCTTGGTTTCTGTTCTTAGTGCCACCAGTGTCTTTGGTTCTCCAGTGCCCACTACTACTAAGCATGAGTTGTcgtttaagaaaaaattcgGCATCATGAGTCTTCACTCTGGTAATTTCAATGTCCACCTTcatcctttctttgttggCAAGTCAGGACATGTTTATTTGACTCCATATGATCAAGCTGATCAAGTAAATGAGTTTTACCTGAAAGACACTCAATTATTTCACAAAAATGAGACTGCTTTCCTCGAGAAGGATGGAGCTCTAGTCTTTAAGTTTAATTCCTCTGGTAACTCTCCTTTGACCGGTTTTAAAACTAAGCAAATTACCGGCATCGGCTACGAATTCCGATTCAACAAGGCTTTCCCAGTCGCATGCCATGTTCCCAACACCGATGAAGTTTATCAAATCTACTATGGCAAAGGGAATAACACTAACGACTGCGTTGGTGTTGCTACCGAGCTTATTATTCCTTAA
- the gmh3 gene encoding alpha-1,2-galactosyltransferase Gmh3 yields the protein MAQIQWRLSRICFLVFVVLLAFVFYFTIFSNQFTSSDGLNQLQNYFSQPSSTSYEDYVVPLDEQLTGESRTYHKAEYRPSDSQEPKSHEIVILLASDGKSSGGKIPHMFEQCIENRIHYAQAHNYVFEYVNVSQMSVPPVWAKMPAILQTMIKHPKAKWIWWLDQDALILNTSLSLQEHILSPQRLQDVLLRDTPLRSPFSDDLTRKTPKEYSLEMVNTLGLLISQDFEGLNAGSFFVRRSPMMALFLDLWHDRSFRENNIADHEQALLGYFVRYHPEIAAIIGVLPQTMINSYPVGWEVMGWKPGHLVIHLAGCWVENRCEQLWNEYLERVS from the coding sequence ATGGCTCAAATCCAATGGCGGTTGTCCAGAATCTGCTTTCTTGTGTTTGTGGTCTTGTTGgcatttgttttctattttactATTTTCAGTAATCAATTCACTAGTTCCGATGGATTAAATCAACTGCAAAATTACTTCAGCCAGCCTTCTAGTACTTCCTACGAAGACTATGTTGTTCCCCTGGATGAACAATTGACTGGAGAGAGCAGAACTTATCATAAAGCTGAATATCGTCCCTCTGACTCACAAGAACCAAAATCTCATGAAATTGTGATCCTCCTGGCAAGCGATGGAAAATCCTCAGGTGGAAAAATCCCTCATATGTTTGAGCAATGCATTGAGAACCGAATTCATTATGCTCAAGCTCACAATTATGTATTTGAATACGTTAATGTGTCACAGATGAGCGTTCCTCCTGTGTGGGCTAAAATGCCCGCAATTTTGCAAACTATGATTAAGCAcccaaaagcaaaatggATTTGGTGGCTTGATCAAGATGCATTGATTCTCAATacttctctttctttgcaGGAGCACATCCTTTCTCCACAGAGATTGCAGGATGTTTTGCTTAGAGATACACCATTACGTTCTCCATTTAGCGACGACCTCACACGAAAGACTCCGAAAGAATACTCTTTAGAAATGGTTAATACTTTGGGCCTTTTAATTTCCCAAGATTTTGAGGGCTTGAATGCTGGAAGCTTTTTTGTACGCAGATCGCCCATGATGGCCCTCTTCTTGGATCTTTGGCATGACAGATCGTTCCGCGAAAACAATATAGCGGACCATGAGCAGGCTCTTCTTGGCTACTTTGTTCGGTATCATCCAGAAATTGCTGCTATTATTGGAGTTCTCCCTCAGACGATGATTAATTCTTATCCTGTCGGATGGGAAGTCATGGGTTGGAAGCCTGGTCATTTGGTGATTCATTTAGCTGGTTGTTGGGTTGAAAATCGTTGCGAGCAACTTTGGAATGAGTATCTTGAGCGGGTATCATAA
- a CDS encoding dehydrogenase — protein sequence MTNTFEAIVTGATGINGAAIINRLLNEPKCSKIHCVSRSLKEEYPSKVKHYSIDLITSNPEQIAATFQKEGVTNITYAFHTAYKEESEEGEACKTNGAMLRNFVIGLEKSNNKTLKRVVLTTGLKYYGPQFGEVRLPMEESDRRVPESFSGLPNFYYIQEDILKELSANKPWDYVIAMPSDICGVSQGGYMNQAFTIALYAVICKELDEPFYFPGNEKIYKGLNDISYSGLIADFEVWAAQKPETSNERFNIVNGDSHSWSRTWPKIADYFGLKVPKNQFDNWSSLSNKITLSTPPPIRLYQEEMGIKDIPNTEFINHISFPKWIQQDKVKKAWKQIAEREHLDPNLIDTGTWAFCDFTLGRTYYVSASMIKARQFGYHGYYDTFQGFQETFDTLKRGKVIPS from the coding sequence atgacaAACACTTTTGAAGCAATTGTTACAGGTGCGACTGGCATTAATGGTGCTGCCATCATCAACCGACTTTTAAATGAACCCAAATGCTCCAAGATTCACTGTGTTTCTCGCAGTCTGAAAGAAGAGTATCCCAGCAAAGTTAAACACTATTCAATTGATTTAATTACTTCAAATCCTGAACAGATTGCAGCgactttccaaaaagaggGAGTTACAAACATTACATATGCCTTTCACACTGCCTACAAAGAGGAATCAGAGGAAGGTGAAGCGTGCAAGACCAATGGAGCAATGTTGAGAAACTTTGTAATTGGtcttgaaaaaagcaataacAAGACTCTAAAGAGAGTTGTTTTAACGACTGGTTTAAAGTACTACGGACCCCAATTCGGTGAAGTAAGACTTCCCATGGAAGAGTCAGATCGCCGTGTGCCTGAAAGCTTTTCAGGTTTGCCCAATTTCTACTACATTCAAGAAGACATCCTTAAAGAATTGAGTGCTAATAAGCCTTGGGACTATGTGATTGCTATGCCCAGTGACATCTGTGGTGTTTCTCAAGGAGGTTACATGAATCAAGCATTCACAATTGCACTGTATGCTGTCATCTGTAAAGAATTGGACGAACCATTCTATTTCCCgggaaatgaaaagatcTATAAAGGGCTTAATGATATTTCCTACTCAGGTTTGATCGCCGACTTTGAAGTATGGGCCGCTCAAAAACCAGAAACTAGCAATGAACGATTCAATATTGTAAACGGTGACTCTCACAGCTGGTCAAGAACTTGGCCAAAGATTGCTGACTACTTTGGCTTAAAAgttccaaaaaatcaatttgaTAACTGGTCTTCTTTGAGCAACAAAATTACCTTGTCCACACCTCCACCTATTAGGTTATACCAAGAGGAAATGGGCATCAAGGATATCCCAAATACTGAATTTATCAACcacatttcttttcccaAGTGGATCCAGCAAGATAAAGTGAAGAAGGCATGGAAACAGATCGCTGAACGCGAACACTTGGATCCTAATCTTATAGACACTGGTACATGGGCCTTTTGCGATTTTACGTTAGGCAGAACCTACTATGTGTCTGCGTCCATGATAAAGGCTCGTCAATTCGGCTATCATGGATACTATGATACATTTCAAGGATTTCAAGAGACATTCGATACTTTAAAACGTGGAAAAGTCATTCCTTCTTAA